The genome window gtAGCCAAAAAGTGATTCAATCGAACCACAACGCACTTACAGCTTCAATTACGCGCCTCCGGCTAATTGCTGAACAGTCAGCGAGCTGGCTAGGAAAAGGCGAGGCGActcgaagcgaagcgaagagaATCGAATTGTGTCGACTGGGtagcaataaaagaaaaaaagcagcaacGAGAAGAGCGACAATACTCGACGGTGGGTTACCTTGTTTTTagtgtattatattatatataacaaaCTGTTTTCATTAGCACTTCAAGTTACGTATGTTACCATTTGATTAGCGAAATTTTTTGGCATTAAAAATCGCACTGCTATAAAATtagattattataatatacgTTATTTTCGCTAAAAGGGGGGTGATGTATTAATAGCAAAACATGATTGAATTAAACAATCTTGAAAAGCAAATTGACTTTCTAAAAACTAGAATgaaaatctatatttttaagaacttttcgaTCTTAACAAAAGGCCTTGAAGCAAACTGTAAATCttctaaacattttaaaattatgatgaAAGATTGAAACAACTGTCtttaaaaattcttaaaattatgATTGACGAAATCTTCTGTTTGTTTTAAGGACTTTTGTGTATcttttataatgaaaaatcttattttggaatcacaaattttgtaatatattgaTCGCTTTTTCTAAAAGTgagtttttataataaaaatatcttaCATTAGAATTATCAATCTCGATattttcgttgtcgttgtataaagaaaataaaaaatatataaaaaatataatttattagatTTGTCTTCACCAACCTACATTTAAGAATGTTTGATATTGGCTTTCGATGATTAATTGTGGTTTCAATTTTGACATGTGTATTTGAACAAATGATATAAGAATATAGAGTATAAGCGTCTTAAATTTTTAAGAGTCTCCAATctagaattattattaaaatttaatatgaacTAAATTAAAGATTTCTCTCAgctcaaattttgtttattaattttagcATGTTTATTTTCCGTAAACCTGTCAAGTTTAGGGTGCTGCATCGTTGAGTTACCCCGTTCTAATGTATGCAAGTTTTCTAGGGTATCAATAAGCTAGAGATTTCAATTTCTGCTGCGTTTAGCTGGGCGACCAACCTTCAGCGTGTTGCGCATGCTCCGCTCCGCTCTGCTCCGCTTTAACGTTATTTCCACTCGCAGCTCCACAAATTGTGTGTTGTACTCgaagtagttgtagttgttgttagttgttggtgttgttgttggtgtaattgttgttattgttattgttattactacAATATTTGCGGCATTCgctcgtatttatttatacattttcgtttttatttctttacgTAAAACGGCCAAGTTGAGACACTCCCACAATTGCAAGATAACCAAAAGCCAGAGGCGTCGCTTGTGCGTTTGCTTAACGAACTCCCTTCGCCTCTGTCATTCTGTATAAGCCACTGGCGATGTTAGCAATCGCTTGGCTGTGATTTCATGGCACAGCAATTCACACCGCCATTCAGTTTGACTTTGCCACTCGCTCCGTTTTGTGCTGAAGCATTTTGAGGCAGGCAGCCGCCCACGTTTTACAGAAACTAAACACAGACTGACAATGCGGCATTTAGTGGTAAGTGCAGTCCAGAgaattcacattcacatctGACACATCTCTCCACTTGTAGTTTCTAATTGGATTGCTTGCTTTCACGCTGACGTTGGCTATGCCGTCCTTGGAGCCGGCCAAGCTGGCCATTGATGCGGCACCTTCGGTGGTCTCCTATCAGGGTTCAtcgcagacacacacacgcttcgTTATAGCGCCGATGGGACGTGCTCTAGGTTATGTGGAGCCAACGAATTTGAATCGTACGTTTCACACAACGCCAACTGAAATCGATCAACTGCTTCAGGTCCGTCCTGTCTATGTGCCCCACTAgccatatttattttttcggtGAATAGTGCTttgtaaatgtaattttacTCTAGTTAGGCTGTGTTCCACAAGCAAGGGAAATTTTTGTACAACTGTCATACGAAATAAACTCTGATCTAAATTACATTTCTATCGCTTATAATATGTTTGCCTCAAACTCTTATAATACGCGTTTGCCCGCTTCTTCCACTATGCTCAAATCTCTGATTATGGCGGAGAATGCAGCTGAGGAATCTGCTTTGGAGTTCTACGAGAATTGCAATCTTGTGTGGCGTGCTGAATTCACAGATCCAACAATCGCCTCTCCCGGTATTGGCACACAATTTCAGCCGCTCAAGAAGAGCAGGAAAGAGAAGTCCTCAGCATATGGCGACACCGACTCGGAGAATAATCAAAATGGTAATGTCAGCATTGGCGGAATTTTGGAATTTCTACCGGAAATCGGTTCAGATTTTGAGAATGTCGTGCCCTTCGTTGTTGAGACGCGTCATTAAAAATTGTCTGTTGGTAAAGAAAAACTAGTCTAAAGTCTATTTTTAATCACAGGCTGGACTTGTTTGAACAATCGCTGTCGCCTCTGAATTGGCAACTGAACCGTCAGAGGGAAATAGCTGCGCTTTTTATATGGCATATATACTAATGACAActtgttgctctctgtctctctttctcttgctgctgctggctgcttcaattgtttttagcatttttagttttgtatgaaataaatatgcattttcaTCTTGTTTTCACAACGATCTTTGGCTGCGGCCTTCGCCCTAGAGCTTCAAATCGAACTGAGCCTCATCGAAGGTTGAAGCTTTGTCAGGCCTAAGACAACAACGCTTCACTCTTTAGACTCCTCAGCTAGTCGTGTCTCTTTTTTCAGCTATTTTTTCGTAGGGTTCAGTTCAAGTTCAATGCTGACTTTGCAAACCCGAAAAATTTGCACAAACGAGTTTGGCAATTTGTCTTGTGTTTGACGGggtttgtttgtatttttgcttGAAGGACACTTTGGCCAAACACTTTACACTTTTTGGCTGTATAAAAGAGCCCACTTTGATATCCAACGGCATCAGTCAGTCGCTTAGCTTCATTTCGAGTAGCCAACCGCAAAATCCAAAACACCCAAACTCAACATGTTCCGTTATGTAAGTAAAAGGATTTTGCTTGGATCAACTGTTTGACTCTAATAATTCTCTACTGTAGCTTGCCATCTGTGCTTTCGCCaccattgttgctgctgctcctggtTTGATCGAGCAACATcatgtggttgctgctgctcccgtTGTTGCCAAGGTTGGCGCCGTGGTGCACGCTGCTCCCTTGGCCACTTCCCACCAGAGCTTCACCCAGTTCCACAACCAGGCTGTGATCACACCCGTTGTTAAGACCATCGCTCCCGTTGTGCCCGTTGTGAAGACCGTTGCTCCCGTTGTTCCTGTTGTGCACCATGTTGCTCCCGTTGTCCCAGTGGTGAAGACTGTGGCTCCAGTTGTGCCCGTGGTTCACCAGGTGGCTGCTCCCATTGTGCCCGTGGTCAAGCATGTGGCTCCAGTTGTGCCCGTTGTCAAGACCGTCGTCGCTCCTGCTGTGCACCATCAGACCTATGTGGCTCCCGTTTCGGTTGTGAAGACCGTGCCCCACGCTGTCTCCCACCAGAGCCACACTCAGATCCACCAGAAGGCCATCTACACCCCGGTTGTGGCTCCCGTTATCAAGACCATCGCCACCCCAGTTGTGCCTGTTGTGAagcatgttgctgttgctgctcccgTTGCTCATGTCTACCACCATTAAGAAACTTATTTATCGATGCAGCGAGTTGTTGactatttcaataaataaacgaATGTTGATCTAAGCACTTAGTCTcttatattttgcaaatagTTTAGCAGACGAAATGTTGCTCATAACTAAGAGCGTGTGTCGGTTAGGTACTTTGTATAAACTTTACTCGGTGTGAATTGGGATTACATATTATCAGAAAGTGAAGtacatattaatttcaaatcgTATAATGGACATCATCATGCATTGTAGTTAGGAATATTTGGGAATGTTCCTAATGCGCAAAAGTTTTAAAGCTAAAATACTTTTAGAACAGTACTAACTACACATAACATCATGtgcatagaaataaatatatgaatcaacaagagcagcatatattgaatattcataaaatataatattatattatattagtgTTTAAGTTATATTTTCagttgtatatacatacataaatgtatggTCTTATGTATATCCCCGTTGTATTGCGTATACGATCTGTAGTCCgctacaatttaatttggcctTGGTTGAATAACTAATTTTAGTCTCGGTGAAATgtactttattgaaaaaaattgtcTTTTTTATGGCAGGTTATTAAGATtaccaaaacaaaatgttattttcCGAGggttgttatttatatttctggcctaataatgaaaatgcgaatattaatcataaaaaatggatttattgtttttcacaGTATTCTCTAGCAAGATTTATATACATTTGAATGCACTCATACCAATTGTCGAAGCACTTTTTCCACTCTAATTGAGGCACCTCCAAAACATGGTTTTTTAACGCTTTAACAGCATCTTCTGGCATCGAAGAGCGTTGACCACGCCTTTTTTCCTTGATGTGCGggaataaaaagaaatcattGGGTGCCAAGTCAGGGCGGATGATACAAAAATTCCACGTTTTAACGTATCTCCTTCTTAAGAATTTccatcaattttaatatttttttttctattataaatttaataagttttGAGAACACTTCcaaaacaatacaataattGTTGGTAAGGTTTATAAACACGCTCAGTTAAAGTTTTTCTGTACGCGAATTGGAGCTCGTTATCCCAGAAATATATCGTTGCTTTTTATAAGTAAACGTTCTAATATGCCTAAAATGAAttctaattatttataaatgtaatattgaCTATGTTTATATCACGGTTTGCCTCCCAAATGTAATGTTggttatataaataatataatatgaatatttgatAATATGTGCAATAGTACAGTTTGATTAAGCGTAAATAAATCTGCTTCCTGCAGACGCtactttttttacttttactgtTGCTCTTCTTACGACTGATGATCTATTAACTACCAACTACTTACGATACCAAAAGCTTAGCACCTATCGACCTGCTAATGCCAACCAATACCGATAAGATATATCGACTAGCCTTTAGTtaagttatataaattatatttataaacatttcctTAGTTCATAATTAACATATAATTTAGCATTTTTTCTGTGTATTTATTCTACATAAGTAGATctgttatttttcttatttatcgCGTGGAacttttctttgtatttattatgaacATTTTTCTATTCTCCTTTGCTATTCATTCTAATCATGAATTTCCTAGAATTCCATTCAGTTGCAAAGCATTTGACCTCGTACTTTACTAAATTTCTATGGCCACcagttttgtacatttttctatattctCGTATTCTTTACAATTTGGCTGAAAGAAAACTAGAAAACAAAGCAAGCAAAAGACAACTGAATGTCAGCGCGGTCTGTAGTAGAAGGCCTGTCGGATTTGATGGATATGTGATATATTAACTATAGTATTGTCACATAATTGTATACAGGATGTGAAATTGCTATTATTAGTTACAGTTCCTGGAAAAAATCAGCTGCTGCGTAGTTGTTATAAACAAagattttctttttgaaatCGATTTTCTATATACACGTTTATTGACACAGTTTATGGCTCAAGGTTTTCGATTAGTTTTACGCTTTACTTGTGGTAAGCGGTGTAGGCAACTGGGCTGACGACAGTCTTGACCAGAGGAGCAGAGTGCACGACGGGCACAGAGTGGACCAGAGGAGCAGCCGCATAAGTGCTCACAACGGGAGCAGCGTGAACTACAGGAGCAACAACTGGAGCAGCATGGACAACGGGAGTGACGACGGGAGCAGCGTGGACAACAGGGGCGGCATAGGTCTGAACCACTGGCACCTTACGCAACAGGTTCACATTGCTCTGGTGGGTGATGGCCGAGGAAGCCGAGGTATCCACATAGGCGGTCTTGGTGAGCACAGCGGCAGGCTGGACAATGGCGTGAGTCTCGGCGAGAAGACCAGGAGCAGCGGCCGCAACGGCAATGCAGGCGAAGAAAGCAACCTGAAAGGGATAAAGGAGCAGATTAAGGATGCGCATATAAACTACGATTTATCCAACTGCACTTACGAATTTGAACATGTTTGTGgagttggttggttggttggtttgtTGGATGTGCGTTGATTGCAACTGTTGATGTTTGGGCCATGGGTTGAGCGCTTTTATACGAGCATGGCTcgacactttttttttatctttcgGTAACTTCAAATTCTGGTTTGTATTGTCGTGAAGTACTCGAGAGCTGAACTTGAGCCGCAAACCGGTTTTTGCTGTGTGACGGCAGCTTCTAATATCCATCAAAGTCCAATGGGAAGTTCATTAACTGACCTAGGTTTGCCATTGTAAGTATCtttagacacacacacacactcatacagtGACTGATAGGAAGCTAAGTACTTACTTATTGTGTATTTGAAGCTCAGCACCCACTAGCAAAGCAATCAGTCAACTCTCTCGACAATGGCACCAGTAATTGGCCTTAGCTGTGTGCATTCGCTTACGCAAATTGTGAGcttcgtattcgtatttgaATTAGAATGTGTGTAGGAAGTCATTCGGTTATCCTTTCGCAGCTGCATCGATTGATTGTCTGGCATTTGGGTTTTTATCGCTTTGCCCACAAATGCCATCTTCACTGGCATTTCCACAGACGCTTCAACCTAATTGAGTTGCCTTCTTTTCGCATTGACAGTTTCATTATGTGTGTGGTGCAAGGATGCGGCTGTGGCTGCGTCTTTTACTACTTCTTACATcagcaattgaattgaattatgtgATTCGCCCGATGACGTTGAGGCGCGTAACAAGACATATTGCGTTTCAAGAACTTTTAGCTAATCAATTGCCTGGATCTTCTCGGCATGATATAAGAATTAAATGAGTTCTGTATTACGAAATTTAACACATTAGATGTCAACAATTTCTAAGCTCATTTAGTACTCAGAAAACTGGCTGATGGCCTAAGGGAAACGCAGTGCTTCAGACCAGCTTAGTTTTTACTAGGAACTCAACACAGATGATTTGCTTGATGACAGTATTTCGGCATTGCGTAAAGACATGATTTCATATTTAACTGTAAAGCTGTTAAGTAGTTTAGAGAATGCTTTGCAAAGAGATTTTCATGAAAGAGCAGCTTACATGAAATAAacgaatataatatattaaataaataaattaaattcttttctaCTGAATACTAGAAtatagtaaattaataaatgcaattctTAAGATGTAAAATAAGTTGATCAGCTGAAGTTGTAAATATAATGtaccacaaaataaataatacattcaGGATGTAGCTTAGAATACTTTGCAaagaacatatttcattttatagtaaaatagtaaatatataaataaaattctcgAGATATAAGAGTTACTTTGCTGAAGTTAAGAGTATAATgttcaataaaatgaaaagcaaattaaGTTTAAGATTTAAAGCCAAGCATCTAAAGTAATTTATAATGTTTTGTAAAGAGGTAGAAAAATAGAGCAAATAATTCTCAGTtctgctaaaaaaaaatattttttaaaatatttctatggcatatcattataccaaatatagcattcggtatatttttagtattttcggcacattaatttggtatatattaagaataatactgcactgttttgcttttagcgggtatctcacaatctggtatattttgaatgtagtactacatcaatatactCGACATTctcgactgtagatttcttacttgctgaatttaaaaatgcaaatttaacttaaattcttttttgaaaattttcttttaaagaaTCTCAgatcaagatttgcaatctagTCTTCAATCTAGACTTGTTTCCCTTTGTGTATAACAAAATGAAgagcaaatttattttctgcGCAAATAACCTCATCATAAAGTCCACTAATTACCTAAATTACCACAGCAATTGCAATGGTAAAACACTAACTTGGCAGCAgttagcaaatattttgcttgctGCTCGCTTTAAGCAGCTGTTGACCcaattaacataatttcaGAACTCAGCTAAAAAGATGCGCTTGGCTCTGCCTTTGCCCTTCCCTTTATTATGTTGCGTTGCTTTTGCGTTGAGTTGATTCATTCGTTCATCAAGTGGGACAGGCACAAACaatacgaaataaattatacatattgCAATTGTAGCTGCAGCATTCAAATTGAGGCAAAATTGCAACATCGACAGTCGACGGTGGACAGCATTAACTTGGTCAGATCCAGTTGATGATTgttgtggtgtgtgtgtgtgtgtgagtgtgtgattCATGGCCGAGCAGACAAACAGTCCAGACGTATGTGGATGGagccataaaaacaaaacccaaaaggaaaaaaaactcTGCTACTCGTACCGAGTGCAGCTGCCGTCGCCGTTAAGTGCTCACTTAAGGGGCTCTGAGTCTCAGGCCCTATGTCAAGGTTAAACCATGGACATGGACAAGCCCCACGCGTACTTAACCCACAATTTTTTGACAAGAtcttataattttatttttctttcattggATCTAAGGGGGAAGGAGTGAGAAGAGAGCAGTTGAGTCTTAGCGGCGTGACAGTTACACGTACTTAAGATAAACatcattgaaaatatttttcgaaaaatgaaatacgCCGAAGaaacaatgacaacagcaCAAAGCGTGGACGTCGTGACATCTGCAGTAGCTGTGGGATGTAAATCCTAACTTTATGTTGTGCTAACTGCAAGTAAAATTTGTCTGTTGTTTTCaggtatatttatacaatgAAAGTGGAAGTTATTCGAGTGTCCAGTCTTTTCTAGAAATTAAACAGAACTCGACAAAACTTTGCGGGTAATTACCCTTTCACCTAGAGACCTAGTTGCCTTGATAGGCCTTCAGTTAATCCACCAAAGcgaattgcagttgttgtcaTTAGTTGTCACTTTGATAATcgatatttgatattttattgtcAACACAATTGGTGCAAAATTTGGTCATTTGTCAactattttttcggtatataaacGTGCCAAAAGTCTGTATATGTTATGAGTTCTTACTGGAGTTTGGTTGTTGCCAATTCAAACTAAGACTAAATCCAATTCAAGCCAACCAAACAACATGCCACGAGCAGTAAGCAAAGCACTTGCCACTTAGTACtgagtatttttaatattttatatattttgttcacTCTTTCAACAGCTGCTGTATTCTCTGGCTTTAATCGCCTGTCTGCTGGCAATTCTACCAATCGGCGAGAGCTTAGTGCTCTCTAGTGCTAATGCAGTTTTAGTGGCTTGTCCAGCGAATCAGTTTGCATATGAGAGCAATCAGAGTGCAATGCGGACTTTGTTGATGTCTCGGTTAAGTCCCAGTTGCGGAACATGTTGAAAGCATTGTTATATacgcattgttgttggttatgtttgttattgttttaataaaaaagatttgttttaaattatttcaagagttttatttgttgtcaaTTATTCTGTCGTAGTaagaaatgtttgaaattattttaattattttaatcaatttcaattcaatcaaTCTTTAGTAATAGTGCTTCAAAATTGacaagaaatattatttttgtttattaaaccTAAAATATGTGTTTTAGATTGAATGTATTTAGTAAAGTGTAGCTTAAGCAACTGTTTAAGCAACCTCTTTAAACCACCGCGAACATTATAAAATAGAAGACCAACAAGTTTATGATTcaataatacttttatatgcttttattttcgagtataacaaaacaaattcaaattggcGCTAATTTAATGATGCAGAGTGTAGGCCAAAGGAGCTGTGTGCAGCACAGACTTGACCAGAGGAGCAGAGTGCACAACAGGCACAACAGCTGGAGCGGCGTGGACAACTGGAGCAGCGTGAACCACGGGAGCAGCGTGGACAACCGAAGTGTGGACAACTGGAGCAGAATGAACAGCGATGGCAGGAGCAGCATGAACTGTGGTCTTCAGGACGGGAGCAACAACATGTTGGATGACTGGCTTGCTGTGCACCTGGGTGATGCTCTGGTGAGACACGGCAGAAGGAGCGCTGTGCACCACGGTGCCCTCCTTGGCGAGAACGGGCTCATGCACCACATGGTGGGTCTCGATGAGGCCAGCCGAAGCGGAGGCAATCAAGAGAGCGACGATAGCAACCTGCAGTTGAAGAgataacaaatgaaatatcCATTCCGTTATTCATAGTTCCAAATTGACTTACGAATTTGAACATGTTGAGTTTGGGGTTTTTTGTGGTTGTTCTGTTGTGCTGCGTAGAGAAGCTGACGATGTGAACTGATGCCTTTGGGTTCTGCGCTAAACGCTTTTATAGGAactgttggctgctggctggTTAAGGGCTCAAAAGAGTCGATAACAGCAGCTGGCAGGTCGTCCACCTTGAAGCCCGTTTGATAagacagcagccgcagccgcagtaGCAAAAGTTG of Drosophila nasuta strain 15112-1781.00 chromosome 3, ASM2355853v1, whole genome shotgun sequence contains these proteins:
- the LOC132790471 gene encoding larval/pupal cuticle protein H1C, which gives rise to MDIRSCRHTAKTGLRLKFSSRVLHDNTNQNLKLPKDKKKVSSHARIKALNPWPKHQQLQSTHIQQTNQPTNSTNMFKFVAFFACIAVAAAAPGLLAETHAIVQPAAVLTKTAYVDTSASSAITHQSNVNLLRKVPVVQTYAAPVVHAAPVVTPVVHAAPVVAPVVHAAPVVSTYAAAPLVHSVPVVHSAPLVKTVVSPVAYTAYHK
- the LOC132791480 gene encoding calphotin isoform X1 → MFRYLAICAFATIVAAAPGLIEQHHVVAAAPVVAKVGAVVHAAPLATSHQSFTQFHNQAVITPVVKTIAPVVPVVKTVAPVVPVVHHVAPVVPVVKTVAPVVPVVHQVAAPIVPVVKHVAPVVPVVKTVVAPAVHHQTYVAPVSVVKTVPHAVSHQSHTQIHQKAIYTPVVAPVIKTIATPVVPVVKHVAVAAPVAHVYHH
- the LOC132791480 gene encoding calphotin isoform X2, which produces MLAICAFATIVAAAPGLIEQHHVVAAAPVVAKVGAVVHAAPLATSHQSFTQFHNQAVITPVVKTIAPVVPVVKTVAPVVPVVHHVAPVVPVVKTVAPVVPVVHQVAAPIVPVVKHVAPVVPVVKTVVAPAVHHQTYVAPVSVVKTVPHAVSHQSHTQIHQKAIYTPVVAPVIKTIATPVVPVVKHVAVAAPVAHVYHH
- the LOC132792967 gene encoding uncharacterized protein LOC132792967, translating into MFASNSYNTRLPASSTMLKSLIMAENAAEESALEFYENCNLVWRAEFTDPTIASPGIGTQFQPLKKSRKEKSSAYGDTDSENNQNGWTCLNNRCRL
- the LOC132790476 gene encoding larval cuticle protein F1-like, producing the protein MFKFVAIVALLIASASAGLIETHHVVHEPVLAKEGTVVHSAPSAVSHQSITQVHSKPVIQHVVAPVLKTTVHAAPAIAVHSAPVVHTSVVHAAPVVHAAPVVHAAPAVVPVVHSAPLVKSVLHTAPLAYTLHH